The proteins below come from a single Bremerella alba genomic window:
- a CDS encoding transposase: KEEDYEAFLRVLGEGLRRYPVELFALTLMPNHWHLILRPEQDGMMGRMLRWVTATHTQRYHAHYQTTGEGHLYQSRFKSFPIADDKHFLVVCRYVERNPLRASLVKRAEDWRWSSLWRWTNKADREPRLLSPWPIARTPHWLQRVNESLSEKELGALRQCVSRGRPYGNQEWTQAEAQRSGLSYTLRPRGRPRKSS, encoded by the coding sequence CAAAGAGGAAGACTATGAAGCATTTCTTCGCGTGCTGGGCGAAGGGCTGCGGCGTTACCCGGTCGAGCTCTTCGCACTGACGTTGATGCCCAATCATTGGCATTTGATCCTTCGACCCGAGCAAGACGGCATGATGGGGCGGATGCTCCGCTGGGTCACGGCCACGCACACGCAGCGTTACCACGCTCATTATCAAACGACGGGCGAGGGGCATTTGTACCAGTCTCGGTTCAAGAGCTTTCCAATTGCCGACGACAAACACTTCTTGGTAGTCTGTCGTTATGTCGAGCGGAACCCGCTTCGGGCCAGCCTGGTCAAGCGAGCCGAAGACTGGCGTTGGAGTTCACTGTGGCGTTGGACGAACAAAGCCGATCGGGAGCCCCGGCTGCTTTCTCCCTGGCCAATTGCTCGAACGCCCCACTGGCTCCAACGTGTGAACGAATCACTTAGCGAGAAAGAGCTCGGCGCGCTCCGCCAATGCGTCAGCCGCGGCCGACCCTATGGCAATCAAGAATGGACACAAGCCGAGGCCCAGCGTTCCGGCTTGAGTTACACCCTCCGCCCCCGCGGGCGGCCGCGTAAGAGTAGTTAG
- a CDS encoding 3-keto-disaccharide hydrolase yields MRTITNALALSTLLLIALPVLAEEAQEKPKAKSLFDGKTLEHFDVPQFGGEGAVEVKDGVITMGQGAMLTGITYKNADFPRSNYELTWEARRTMGIDFFAAVTFPVKDKYCSFVPGGWGGAVVGLSNVDGADASENETTTYIAFKDEQWYQFKLRVTDKKIEAWIDGKQVIDVTLEGKKISTRSEVDLSEPMGIVAWQSAGEIRKIELRVLGE; encoded by the coding sequence ATGCGCACCATAACCAATGCTCTCGCTCTGTCGACTCTTCTTCTGATTGCCCTGCCAGTGCTGGCCGAAGAGGCCCAAGAAAAGCCGAAGGCCAAGTCTCTGTTCGACGGCAAAACGCTCGAGCACTTCGACGTGCCCCAGTTTGGCGGCGAAGGCGCCGTCGAAGTCAAAGATGGCGTCATCACGATGGGGCAGGGGGCAATGCTGACCGGCATTACCTACAAAAACGCGGACTTCCCCCGGTCGAACTACGAACTGACCTGGGAAGCCCGGCGAACAATGGGCATCGATTTCTTCGCCGCCGTCACGTTCCCCGTGAAAGACAAGTACTGCAGCTTCGTCCCCGGCGGCTGGGGCGGAGCCGTCGTCGGCCTCAGCAACGTCGACGGCGCTGACGCTTCGGAAAACGAAACAACCACCTACATCGCCTTCAAAGACGAGCAGTGGTACCAGTTCAAGCTCCGCGTAACCGACAAAAAAATCGAAGCCTGGATCGACGGCAAACAGGTAATCGACGTAACCCTGGAAGGAAAGAAGATCTCGACGCGAAGCGAAGTCGATCTATCAGAACCGATGGGAATTGTCGCCTGGCAAAGTGCCGGAGAGATCCGGAAGATCGAACTGCGGGTTTTGGGAGAGTAG
- a CDS encoding GDP-mannose 4,6-dehydratase: MAILITGGAGFIGSHLTQILLKQSDAQLVSIDNFNDYYDPALKRENVKPVADEPRVTLIEGDFCDSAAMKRLFDEHDIDQVVHLGAMAGVRISVQKPEMYQHANVAGTLSLLEAARHHPVKRFLLASSSTVYGKGAGVPFCEDVPLGIPASPYGATKRAAELLCLTYHQLHGVPTACLRPFSVYGPRLRPDLALTIFAKAVHEGTPIPLFGDGSIRRDFTHVSDICQGFISALTADGVVGQEINIGHSDPIEMRRLIELLEKSFGKKAVIDYQPERPEDLPITYANLEKAEQLLGYGPKVLIEEGIQEYVDWFRDWHG; this comes from the coding sequence ATGGCCATTCTGATCACCGGCGGAGCCGGTTTCATTGGTAGTCACCTGACGCAGATCTTGCTGAAGCAATCCGACGCGCAGCTTGTCAGTATCGATAACTTCAACGATTACTACGATCCGGCGCTCAAGCGAGAAAACGTCAAGCCGGTGGCCGACGAACCGCGGGTAACGCTCATCGAAGGGGACTTTTGCGATTCGGCTGCTATGAAGCGGCTGTTCGACGAGCACGATATCGACCAGGTGGTGCATCTGGGTGCGATGGCTGGCGTGCGGATCAGCGTGCAGAAGCCAGAGATGTACCAGCACGCCAATGTCGCCGGGACCTTGAGTTTGCTCGAAGCGGCCAGGCATCATCCTGTGAAGCGTTTCCTTCTGGCCTCGTCTTCCACGGTCTACGGCAAGGGTGCTGGTGTTCCCTTTTGCGAAGATGTCCCGCTTGGTATTCCGGCCAGTCCGTACGGGGCCACCAAGCGGGCCGCCGAGTTATTGTGTTTGACCTACCATCAACTGCACGGCGTTCCGACGGCGTGTCTTCGTCCGTTCAGTGTTTATGGACCACGGCTGCGGCCTGACCTGGCCCTGACGATCTTCGCCAAGGCCGTGCACGAAGGGACCCCAATTCCCCTGTTCGGCGACGGCAGCATCCGCCGCGACTTCACCCATGTCAGCGACATCTGCCAAGGCTTCATTTCCGCGCTCACCGCAGACGGGGTCGTCGGGCAAGAGATCAACATAGGGCACAGCGACCCGATCGAGATGCGGCGGTTGATCGAGCTTCTCGAGAAGTCGTTCGGCAAAAAGGCCGTCATCGACTATCAGCCTGAGCGGCCTGAGGACCTGCCAATCACCTACGCTAATCTCGAAAAGGCCGAGCAGCTGCTTGGTTACGGCCCAAAAGTACTGATCGAAGAGGGCATCCAGGAATACGTCGATTGGTTCCGCGACTGGCACGGCTAA
- a CDS encoding VanZ family protein yields the protein MSQRKMPLIATIVLLGLWAIAFTATHWPMSDPQQQALFPHVDKVVHAAIYAVLAITTLIAATVWNYRWSLTLAATVALAMVGLGIFDEVTQMLVAGRTADPLDLAADALGAVVGIGLFGLSRCVCASWEVYASDTP from the coding sequence ATGTCACAGCGAAAAATGCCGCTGATAGCCACCATCGTCCTTTTGGGGCTGTGGGCAATTGCTTTCACGGCAACGCACTGGCCCATGTCAGATCCCCAGCAGCAAGCCCTATTTCCGCACGTCGATAAAGTCGTGCATGCTGCGATCTACGCGGTTCTGGCCATTACGACACTAATAGCTGCGACCGTTTGGAACTATCGATGGTCGCTCACGCTGGCGGCGACGGTCGCATTGGCAATGGTGGGCCTGGGCATCTTCGACGAAGTGACCCAAATGCTGGTTGCCGGTCGCACGGCCGATCCGCTGGATCTTGCGGCCGATGCCTTGGGGGCGGTCGTGGGTATTGGCCTGTTTGGCCTTTCGCGGTGCGTTTGTGCTTCGTGGGAAGTTTATGCTAGCGATACTCCTTGA
- a CDS encoding endonuclease V yields the protein MASPDLREVADSFVAGIPNLRDQVDQLVRSIAPGSVATYGDLAKSLGDIAASRWVATYLLDPTCRVADFSHRVVRSTGEIGLHYSGSSETKTELLRAEGVVIAKETVHLETYRAQLPPIGRSLSELKAWQLDFESPAEPAFRLEDIEAIGGIDVSYGKVQAVAACSRMQVDGKTTIGTQTYVGAAEFPYITGYLAFREIPLHLNLLADMQVAGTLPDVLLVDGNGRLHPRRMGIATMLGGLAGIPTIGVAKKLICGVLRVPELRVGKWEPIVVSKDQPDEILGYAIVPHTKTKHPIYVSRGFGVDDQAMLEIVERCLNGHRSPEPIYWADRESRRHASTL from the coding sequence ATGGCCAGTCCTGATCTTCGTGAAGTTGCCGACTCGTTCGTCGCTGGTATCCCGAATTTAAGGGACCAGGTCGACCAGCTGGTTCGTTCGATCGCGCCGGGAAGCGTTGCCACCTATGGCGATCTGGCCAAGTCGCTCGGCGATATCGCGGCCAGCCGCTGGGTGGCGACGTATCTGCTCGATCCCACTTGCCGCGTGGCGGACTTTTCGCATCGCGTGGTGCGCTCGACGGGGGAGATCGGTCTGCACTACTCTGGCAGCAGCGAGACCAAGACTGAGTTGCTGCGTGCCGAAGGAGTTGTGATTGCGAAAGAAACCGTCCATCTTGAAACCTACCGCGCCCAGCTGCCACCGATTGGTCGCTCGCTCTCCGAGTTAAAAGCATGGCAGCTTGATTTTGAGAGCCCGGCAGAACCGGCGTTTCGACTTGAAGACATTGAAGCGATCGGCGGCATCGATGTTTCCTACGGCAAGGTCCAAGCCGTGGCGGCCTGTAGCCGTATGCAAGTGGATGGGAAAACTACGATCGGCACGCAGACCTATGTGGGCGCAGCAGAATTTCCCTATATCACCGGCTATCTGGCGTTTCGTGAGATCCCATTGCACTTGAATCTGCTCGCCGATATGCAGGTAGCAGGCACATTGCCGGACGTGCTGCTGGTCGATGGCAACGGGCGGCTGCATCCGCGGCGGATGGGGATCGCCACGATGCTAGGCGGGCTCGCCGGAATTCCAACGATTGGTGTGGCTAAGAAGCTGATATGCGGAGTGCTACGGGTGCCTGAGCTTCGCGTCGGTAAGTGGGAACCCATTGTCGTGTCGAAAGACCAGCCAGACGAGATCCTCGGCTATGCGATCGTGCCGCATACGAAGACGAAGCACCCGATCTATGTTTCACGAGGCTTCGGAGTGGACGACCAGGCGATGCTCGAAATTGTCGAACGCTGCTTGAATGGGCATCGCTCGCCAGAGCCTATCTATTGGGCCGATCGCGAAAGTCGGCGGCATGCTAGCACGCTGTAG
- a CDS encoding DUF6807 domain-containing protein → MIRLFSILLLVGFSSVCVAQSYEIVQEDDGLTVHFDGKLLTRYLTKSGSKPILYPLLGPGGLPMTRQYPMEAAGEHERDDHPHHRSVWFTHGKVNGTDFWLEKDGVGGLIIHEKFEKVTDGDTAQIVSLNRWETPEGKVLCHDRRSITFGHDEGRQYFDYDVTVIAGEEPVTFGDTKEGAFGIRVPGTMKVDAKKGGTLVNDQDEKNKDAWGKKSAWVDYYGPVKDKTVGITIMNHPSSYGYPTHWHVRTYGLFAANPFGIHDFVGKDVKSGDHTIEPGKTMNLRYRVLLHEGTTEDADIAAAFARYEKVKK, encoded by the coding sequence ATGATCCGTCTGTTTAGCATTCTATTGCTGGTTGGTTTTTCGTCTGTCTGTGTCGCTCAATCGTATGAAATCGTCCAAGAGGACGACGGCCTGACCGTTCATTTCGACGGAAAGCTGCTGACCCGCTATCTGACCAAAAGCGGCTCGAAGCCGATTCTTTACCCGCTGCTAGGCCCAGGCGGCCTGCCGATGACGCGTCAGTACCCGATGGAGGCCGCTGGCGAACACGAACGGGACGACCACCCCCACCATCGCAGTGTGTGGTTCACCCATGGTAAGGTCAACGGCACCGACTTCTGGCTGGAAAAGGACGGAGTCGGCGGCCTGATCATCCACGAGAAGTTCGAGAAGGTCACCGACGGCGACACAGCCCAGATCGTGTCGCTCAACCGCTGGGAGACGCCTGAGGGCAAGGTGCTTTGCCACGATCGCCGCAGCATCACTTTCGGCCACGACGAGGGACGTCAGTACTTTGACTATGACGTCACCGTGATCGCTGGCGAAGAGCCGGTCACCTTTGGCGACACCAAAGAAGGTGCGTTCGGCATTCGTGTCCCTGGAACCATGAAAGTGGACGCCAAGAAGGGGGGCACTCTTGTTAACGACCAAGACGAAAAGAACAAAGACGCTTGGGGTAAGAAGTCGGCTTGGGTCGATTACTACGGCCCTGTAAAGGACAAGACGGTCGGTATCACCATCATGAACCACCCGTCGAGCTATGGTTACCCAACGCACTGGCACGTCCGCACGTACGGTCTGTTCGCAGCCAACCCATTCGGCATCCACGACTTTGTCGGCAAGGACGTCAAGTCAGGCGACCACACGATCGAGCCTGGTAAGACAATGAACCTTCGCTACCGCGTTCTGCTTCACGAGGGGACGACCGAAGACGCTGATATCGCTGCTGCCTTTGCACGCTACGAAAAGGTCAAAAAGTAA
- a CDS encoding carbon storage regulator, which yields MLVLSRKEGEKLRLGEEILITVVKVGADKVRLGIQAPSNLLILRDELELHDQIEAEEDERITLVFTQEINQPVAKPMRIAA from the coding sequence ATGCTAGTGCTTTCCCGCAAGGAAGGTGAGAAGCTTCGACTTGGCGAAGAGATCTTAATCACCGTAGTTAAAGTCGGTGCTGACAAGGTTCGCCTGGGGATTCAAGCACCTTCGAATTTACTGATCCTGCGCGACGAACTCGAGTTGCACGATCAGATTGAGGCCGAGGAGGATGAACGCATCACGCTGGTTTTCACACAGGAAATCAACCAGCCGGTAGCCAAACCGATGCGTATCGCGGCCTAA
- a CDS encoding secondary thiamine-phosphate synthase enzyme YjbQ: MAWIQKEVTLRARSRGFHLVTREVLAELPELRDISVGLLNIFIQHTSASLGINENADPDVRTDLEMGFSNIVPEDFPYVHTMEGPDDMPAHIKAAMIGSSLSIPITDGHLNLGTWQGIYLCEHRNHASGRHLVLTIQGQSR; this comes from the coding sequence ATGGCTTGGATCCAAAAAGAAGTAACGCTCCGTGCTCGTTCTCGCGGATTCCATTTAGTGACCCGTGAGGTCCTCGCCGAGTTGCCGGAACTGCGTGATATCTCGGTTGGCTTGCTGAATATCTTCATTCAACACACATCGGCCAGCCTGGGAATCAACGAGAACGCCGACCCCGATGTGCGTACCGATTTGGAGATGGGGTTCTCGAATATCGTCCCCGAAGATTTCCCCTACGTGCACACCATGGAAGGCCCCGACGACATGCCCGCCCATATCAAAGCGGCCATGATCGGCAGCAGCCTCAGCATCCCCATCACCGACGGGCACCTCAACTTAGGCACCTGGCAGGGGATTTATCTGTGCGAGCACCGTAACCACGCTAGCGGCCGCCACCTGGTGCTGACCATACAGGGCCAGAGCCGCTAG
- a CDS encoding lipid-binding SYLF domain-containing protein: MTRHTSVALAALTLSLLTVHSALAQQSREDMIVRQATGVLNEVMAIPASGIPHSMLAKAEGVVVIPNMIKGGFVIGVRHGRGVVMIRDENRAWQPPQFVTMTGGSVGWQAGIQATDVVLVFMTRNSVQGLLTGKFTIGVDAAAAAGPVGRNASAGTDLSLKSEIYSYSRSRGLFVGASVDGSSLQIDPAANRNYYASTGLTPTGQQATNTPVLPASAAELLTTLTKYSDNMRVEPQQVGAYEAPQQTVQPAPTVVQHGSISVDQLRMELAAASNRLGSMLDDQWKAYLGLPKQIYEQGPHPNPQILQACIARYDQVAGNANYAQLTQRPDFQHVHGLLITYTDALSAMAAENGAINLPPPPVQAAAQP, translated from the coding sequence ATGACCAGACATACATCCGTTGCCCTCGCGGCACTGACCCTTTCGTTGCTTACGGTGCATAGTGCCCTCGCCCAGCAAAGCCGCGAAGACATGATCGTGCGTCAGGCGACCGGCGTGCTGAACGAAGTCATGGCGATCCCGGCCAGTGGGATTCCCCACTCGATGCTCGCCAAGGCAGAAGGCGTCGTCGTCATCCCCAATATGATCAAAGGCGGCTTCGTCATTGGCGTTCGTCACGGGCGAGGTGTCGTGATGATTCGCGATGAAAATCGAGCCTGGCAGCCGCCGCAGTTCGTCACCATGACCGGTGGAAGTGTGGGCTGGCAAGCCGGAATTCAGGCAACCGACGTGGTTTTGGTGTTCATGACCCGCAACAGCGTTCAGGGGCTGCTTACCGGAAAGTTCACGATCGGCGTCGATGCGGCCGCAGCCGCGGGGCCCGTGGGGCGAAATGCTTCCGCCGGAACCGATTTGTCTCTGAAGAGCGAAATTTACTCGTACAGCCGTAGCCGCGGTTTGTTCGTCGGGGCTTCGGTCGATGGAAGTTCGTTGCAGATCGATCCGGCCGCCAATCGTAACTATTACGCCAGCACCGGCCTCACGCCTACCGGACAGCAAGCGACCAATACACCTGTGCTGCCTGCTTCGGCGGCTGAATTGCTGACCACCTTGACCAAATACTCGGACAACATGCGGGTCGAGCCGCAGCAGGTCGGTGCTTACGAAGCACCTCAGCAAACGGTCCAGCCTGCCCCCACCGTCGTGCAGCATGGCAGTATCAGTGTCGATCAGCTTCGGATGGAGCTCGCCGCCGCCTCGAATCGCCTGGGAAGCATGCTCGACGACCAGTGGAAGGCCTATCTCGGACTGCCGAAGCAGATCTACGAGCAAGGTCCGCACCCCAATCCGCAGATTCTGCAGGCCTGCATTGCCCGTTACGACCAGGTTGCCGGCAACGCCAATTACGCCCAGCTGACGCAGCGGCCTGATTTTCAGCATGTCCACGGGCTGCTGATTACCTATACCGATGCCCTCTCGGCCATGGCCGCCGAAAACGGAGCGATCAACTTGCCTCCGCCACCCGTGCAGGCCGCAGCCCAGCCGTAG
- a CDS encoding amidohydrolase family protein: MLCPSLRLLSLGWLLVAIVGSASQAYAQKGETEPRLDGEDGRPLAIGEFRPEATLKVRQTNLTRAKFPVVDDHTHFRYRLKHSPEQLDDFVGVMDRNNIALCVSLDGKLGDDFDGHAQYLWTKYPDRFLIYANIDWQGAGDPDKPETWACQRPEFGRRMALELAEVKKKGASGLKLFKQFGLGYQDADGSLLKIDDPRWDPIWKACGELGLPVIIHTADPMAFFDPIDKTNERWEELSRHPDWSFYGDEFPSREALLAARNRVIERHPETTFVGAHMANNSEDLAVVAKWLEKYPNLYIEPASRISELGRQPYTSRDFMLKYQDRILFGTDGPWPEERLHYYWRFFETYDEYFPYSEKVPPPQGLWYIFGIGLPDDVLKKIYHENAAKVIPGVKEKLKKYVAKQTP; encoded by the coding sequence ATGCTGTGTCCCTCGCTTCGCTTGCTATCGCTGGGCTGGCTGTTAGTTGCCATCGTGGGTAGTGCCAGCCAGGCTTATGCTCAAAAGGGTGAAACCGAGCCCCGCTTGGATGGCGAGGATGGTCGACCGCTGGCGATCGGAGAGTTTCGTCCCGAGGCGACCCTGAAGGTCCGCCAGACGAATCTGACCCGCGCCAAGTTCCCCGTCGTCGACGACCACACCCATTTTCGGTACCGCTTGAAGCACTCGCCTGAACAACTAGACGATTTCGTCGGCGTGATGGATCGCAACAATATTGCGTTGTGCGTGAGTCTCGATGGAAAGCTGGGGGATGATTTCGACGGCCATGCCCAATATTTGTGGACCAAGTACCCCGATCGGTTTTTGATTTACGCCAACATCGACTGGCAAGGTGCCGGAGACCCCGACAAGCCGGAGACCTGGGCCTGTCAGCGGCCCGAATTTGGGCGGCGGATGGCTCTGGAGTTAGCTGAAGTGAAAAAGAAGGGGGCCAGTGGGCTCAAACTCTTCAAGCAGTTTGGATTGGGGTATCAAGACGCCGACGGCTCGCTGCTGAAGATCGACGATCCCCGTTGGGACCCCATCTGGAAGGCATGTGGTGAACTGGGTCTGCCGGTCATCATTCATACGGCAGACCCTATGGCGTTCTTCGATCCAATCGACAAAACGAATGAGCGCTGGGAAGAGTTGTCTCGCCATCCTGACTGGAGCTTCTACGGCGACGAGTTCCCCTCGCGCGAGGCTCTGCTGGCCGCACGCAATCGGGTGATCGAGCGTCACCCAGAGACAACCTTCGTTGGTGCGCACATGGCGAACAATTCCGAAGACTTGGCCGTCGTGGCGAAGTGGTTAGAGAAATACCCGAATCTCTATATCGAGCCGGCATCGCGTATTTCAGAACTGGGCCGCCAGCCCTATACGTCGCGCGATTTCATGCTGAAGTACCAAGATCGGATCCTCTTCGGCACCGATGGTCCCTGGCCGGAAGAACGTTTGCATTACTATTGGCGTTTCTTCGAGACCTACGACGAGTATTTTCCCTATTCCGAGAAAGTCCCCCCACCCCAAGGGCTGTGGTACATCTTCGGGATTGGTCTCCCGGATGATGTTTTGAAGAAGATCTATCACGAGAACGCGGCGAAAGTGATCCCCGGGGTGAAAGAGAAGTTGAAGAAATACGTCGCAAAGCAGACGCCCTAG
- a CDS encoding serine/threonine protein kinase produces MSLEETQKQTPGQLSAAKHLSRPKGKPPCEIPGYDMDSLLGRGAYGEVWVATAQNTGRRVAIKIYHHRGALDESLIASEVEKLVFLSADRYVVQLLEVGWNAEPPYYVMEYLPNGSLEDLLRRGGAMEVEDAINKFKDVVIGLLHAHGKGIFHCDLKPANILLDQDGKARIADFGQSRLSSDQRPALGTLFFMAPEQADIEASPDVRWDVYALGALLYTMLVGEPPFRSSSSVGEIDSTSGLRDRLEKYRKLIALSPLPDAHKKIRGVDRELIQIIDRAIAVNPRQRYHNVQEMFDALNERERNRYRRPLIMLGILGPALLLTIGLLFGWRNYTEVMRTSEDAMIAKAHESNQFAAELAATNVSHAINGRFEEVERLAADPEFLDLYLNTIYDPDLGELLEKLHQERATGANQTPERLSFQQHPKRQALQDRIRAQFELPSQKNTASWFVTDAEGFHIASSFDSDPAVSPIGGYFGYRTYFQGGSADLSRTAPTPEPIQETHLSAVFLSTASGTWKVAMSTPLRTNGKIVGIVAMSIDVGKFTSLEPAEHQFAVLVDGRDAPTQGVILQHPLYDQMLENREMVPIRFSEEDKYRVKLDQFEAGTPVVGQDPISRDELGEAYDKNWIFAAKRVSLPQRNRQATEDPGSTGLVVVVQEDHQFAVKPIHELGDQLSRQAVLAASLIIIVVVTLWYFVVRALRRVKVGAMASADSSSVIPPHELTTIVVPSKTGTKS; encoded by the coding sequence ATGAGCCTGGAAGAAACCCAAAAACAAACGCCGGGGCAACTAAGTGCGGCGAAACATCTAAGCCGCCCTAAGGGGAAGCCTCCTTGCGAGATCCCTGGCTACGATATGGATTCGTTGCTGGGACGCGGTGCCTATGGCGAAGTGTGGGTTGCCACCGCCCAGAATACGGGACGCCGGGTCGCCATCAAAATCTACCACCATCGTGGGGCCTTGGATGAAAGTCTGATTGCGTCGGAAGTTGAAAAACTCGTCTTCCTTTCGGCCGATCGCTACGTCGTCCAGCTGTTGGAAGTGGGTTGGAACGCGGAACCTCCCTATTATGTCATGGAATACCTCCCTAATGGTTCGCTGGAAGATCTCCTGCGACGTGGAGGGGCCATGGAGGTCGAGGACGCGATCAACAAATTCAAAGACGTCGTGATTGGTCTGTTGCATGCTCACGGGAAAGGCATCTTCCATTGTGATCTGAAGCCGGCCAATATCCTACTCGATCAAGACGGTAAGGCACGTATTGCCGATTTCGGCCAATCGCGGCTCTCTAGCGACCAGCGGCCTGCTTTGGGGACGTTGTTCTTTATGGCCCCAGAACAAGCCGACATCGAGGCCTCGCCGGACGTCCGCTGGGATGTCTACGCGTTGGGGGCACTGCTCTATACGATGCTCGTGGGCGAACCTCCGTTTCGCTCGTCTTCCAGTGTGGGGGAAATTGACTCCACATCAGGGCTCCGTGACCGTTTAGAGAAATACCGTAAGCTGATCGCGTTGTCTCCCCTGCCCGATGCCCATAAAAAGATCCGGGGTGTCGACCGAGAGCTGATCCAGATCATCGATCGGGCCATCGCCGTCAATCCACGCCAGCGATATCACAACGTCCAGGAAATGTTCGATGCGCTCAACGAGCGCGAACGTAATCGTTACCGCCGCCCTTTAATCATGCTAGGTATTTTGGGGCCTGCGTTACTGCTGACAATCGGGTTGCTCTTCGGGTGGCGGAATTACACCGAGGTGATGCGTACCAGCGAAGACGCCATGATTGCCAAAGCTCATGAAAGCAATCAATTTGCTGCCGAACTCGCTGCCACCAATGTTTCGCATGCCATTAATGGCCGATTTGAAGAGGTGGAGCGTCTCGCGGCCGATCCTGAGTTCCTGGACCTTTATCTCAATACCATCTACGACCCAGACCTGGGCGAACTGCTCGAAAAGCTTCACCAAGAGCGGGCAACCGGCGCCAACCAAACGCCCGAACGGCTCTCGTTTCAGCAGCACCCCAAGCGTCAGGCGCTGCAAGATCGTATCCGGGCACAGTTTGAACTCCCTTCGCAAAAGAATACGGCCAGTTGGTTTGTAACCGATGCCGAGGGATTTCATATCGCCTCGTCGTTCGATTCCGATCCGGCGGTCTCTCCGATTGGGGGTTATTTCGGTTATCGAACTTATTTCCAAGGAGGTAGCGCCGATCTCTCGCGTACCGCACCGACGCCTGAGCCCATTCAAGAAACGCACCTCTCGGCGGTCTTTCTCAGCACGGCTTCTGGCACTTGGAAGGTCGCCATGTCGACTCCCCTGCGTACCAACGGCAAGATCGTGGGGATTGTGGCCATGTCGATCGATGTCGGCAAGTTCACCAGTTTAGAGCCGGCCGAGCATCAGTTCGCCGTGCTGGTCGATGGCCGCGACGCCCCCACCCAAGGCGTCATCCTGCAACACCCGCTGTACGACCAAATGCTCGAGAACCGCGAAATGGTCCCGATCCGGTTTTCGGAAGAGGATAAATATCGCGTCAAACTCGACCAATTCGAAGCAGGAACCCCCGTCGTTGGCCAAGACCCCATTAGCCGCGACGAGTTAGGCGAGGCGTATGACAAGAACTGGATTTTTGCCGCCAAACGGGTTTCGCTACCTCAGCGCAATCGCCAGGCCACGGAAGACCCCGGTTCCACAGGCCTTGTCGTTGTTGTGCAGGAAGACCACCAATTCGCCGTGAAACCCATCCATGAGCTAGGAGACCAACTTTCTCGTCAGGCGGTACTTGCTGCCAGTCTGATTATTATCGTAGTGGTGACGCTCTGGTATTTTGTGGTCAGGGCTCTGCGTCGCGTTAAAGTCGGGGCCATGGCATCCGCCGATTCGAGTAGCGTCATCCCACCGCACGAATTGACGACCATCGTGGTGCCGTCCAAGACGGGTACTAAATCATAA